In the Blautia coccoides genome, CCTATACGAAATGCTGTATCTCCTCCCTGTACTTTGTGGGGGACTTTCCTGTGTGCTTCTTAAACGCCAGAGAGAAGTAATTCGTATCCCGGTATCCCACCATCATAGCAATTTTTCCGGTCTTCATGCTGGTGGTTTCCAACAGAGATTTTGCCTTCTCTATGCGCTTTCTCACTATGTATTCGTTGCAGCCCTCCTTTGTCACACGCTTAAAAAGTCTGGAAAAATAATTGGGCGTGATATACAGGCTTGCCGCGATATTGGATACGGAAAGCTCCTCTGTCAGATGTTCGTCTATGTAATGCTTTGCCTTTGTTATGATCTCATGGACATTCTCTTCCTCTTTGCACAGAAGCTGGGAGATGAACATGCGTGTCACCTCACATGCCTCCTCCCTGTCAGCGCAGATGAGACTTTTTGAGAGGGAATCCAGTTTTCCCGATTCCACCTCCCCGGAATCTCCCAAATAGGAAAAATAGAGGGCAGACGCGATCTCAAAACAGTTTCTGCGCACCATAGCCGGTGACAGATTATAGGACTGGGTCGCTTTTGAAAATGTATTAAATGCTTTCATGACATAATCCGTATTTCCCACATTTGCGCACATGATACACTTTAACTCCGCATAGATATCTCTGAAAATATCCGCCTTATTCTGCGCGCCGAAGGTCTGTACAATATCACGTATTCCCTCTTTTTCATTGTCCAGCAGATAACGGGCGTCATTGTAAGAGATGAAGAGATTGCAAAATCCATGCACTGCGCTGCCCACCACCATCTTGGGTTTTACGTCAAATTCATCCCTGAGGATATCTGACAGTTCCTCAATGGCATCCAGCACCACGTCTCCCGTCTCTGCCTCGAACCAGGCGATGGCAATGGTGCTGTCATCGTCTGAGAAGGTGATTCCCCTCTCCTGGGCATCCACCATGCCCATGCAGATATTTTTCACAGACATGGCCTGGAAGTTCTCTTCCGCCGGCTGCTGATTCATATACAGAGTGGGCACGATCAACATGAGCTTTAGATCACGTTCTGTATCAATGTGATAATATTCTCTCAGATTATCCATAATGCCGCACATATCCTCCCGCTTGTGCACCAGATTCCTCATGTAATGCTCCAGCTCTGTCTGTTCTGCCGTTCCCTGGGTCCTCTGGAGAAGTCTCAGATTCTTTTCCTCTGCTTTTAAGTCCTCCAGATAATTCACCTGCTTGCTCACAGCCCTCGCAAGCTCCTCCTCCTCAATGGGCTTCAGGAAAAAGTCCTGTACCTGAAGGCGGAGGCTCTGCCTCGCGTACTCAAAATTATCATATCCTGTGAGCACGATGACCCTAAGCTCGGGAACTATCTTCCGTGCCTCCTCAATGAGTTCCAGACCAGTCATCTCTGTCATCTGGATATCAGAAATCATAATTTCCGGTTTCTTCTCTCTGATGATACCCAATGCTTCCTTCCCTGAGGCCGCGTCGTACACTTCACTGATTCCAAGGCTCTCCCAGGGCAGAACTTTTTTCATGCCCAGGCGAATCATTTTCTCGTCGTCAACAATCAAAATTTTATACATGAATCATCTCTCCCCGTATGATACCGTCTTCCACTTGTGTCACATAAGGCAGGCGTATCTCCACTGTCACCCCGCCGGATTCGTTTCTCAGATAGTAAAGTCCGAACTCCTCCCCATAGAGAAGCTCAATCCTTTTATTTACATTTCTCACACCATAGCCAAAAGAATCGTCATATTCTGAGAGATGCTGGTTCATCTCATCAATCTGCTGCTGGCTCATGCCGGTTCCCGTATCCGCCAGGGTGATGAGGACATCGCTGCTTCGCTTTCTCACTTTCAGGAATAAGCTTCCTGTCTTTCCCTCCTTCACCTTGATTCCATGGTATATGGAATTCTCCACCAACGGCTGCAGTGTAAGCTTAGGGATCATCACATCGGATGCAGCCTCCTCCACGTCAAATTCACTTCCGATAATGTCATCATACCGCATATTCTGGATGATCAGATAATTTCGCACATGTTCCAGCTCCATTTTCAGCGGGATCACATCATGACCGCCGCTTAAACAGATGCGGTAATACTTTGCCAGAGCCTTCACAAGCGTAGATATCTCTTCATTGCCGTCCACCATGGCCTGCCAGTGGATACACTCCAGGGTATTGTACAGGAAATGGGGCTGTATCTGGGACTGGAGGGCATTAAAACGGATCTGTTCTATCTGATGCTGCTCCATTTTCACCTGGTCCATAAGTACCAGGATCTCCTCCATCATGGAGTTAAACCCAACTGCAAGCTTGGTAAAATCTTCCCCCATATGTTCCACGTTGATACGTGTTTTCAGGGAACCTGACGCCACATCGTCCATTTTCCGCACCACCTTGTCCAACGGACGGTATACCTTGCTGATGATACGCTTGACCACCATAAGGCTCAATGTGAGCAGAAACAGCAAGATGAATGCCATGAGGAAAATGGTCCGGATACTGGATTTGTAAAGCTCCATCATAGGCACACTGCTCACTACATAGAAACGCCAGTCGGAGACCTTCTGGTAGATATACAGCCTGCCGTCCTTACTAAAAGTGCCGGATACTCCCTTCATCTTTGGGATAAAGTCCACATTCGTCCCAATCTTCTCCTTATCTCTGGCGGAGATCATCATTCCATCTGTATCAACCACCATGGACTCCAGCCTTTTTGAACTGTCGTATTCCAGGATCTGCTGCAGACTCGGATCTGTAAAGTTCATACAGAGAAGCCCCAGCTCCCCCAGTACCCGGTTCGTGTCATAGATGGGGAAATAAATATTCAGCGTATATTTACTTCCGTTAAAATACGCATTGTTGAAGCACATCTTAATAGAGGTGTCCTGCACCGTTTTGCACTGTTGGGAGTCAAAGGTGTAAACCTGGGAAAACTGTGCGGCTGATATGGCGATCTGCCCCTTGTATATGTAGTCATCCGGGGACTTTCCCACAATGGCAATAAAATTCATATCTGAATGCATGTTGGAAATACTCGCCAGTATATTATACGCATTGTTTTTCAGCCCGCCTGTCTCTTTAGAAAAATTAGCCGTCTTCAGGTACTGCTGAATGGATGTGTCCATAACTGTGGCGATTGCAAGTGTTTTATAATTGTCCAGTGAGCTTTTAAAGTTTTCAGCCGTTGTGCTGTTC is a window encoding:
- a CDS encoding response regulator transcription factor; this translates as MYKILIVDDEKMIRLGMKKVLPWESLGISEVYDAASGKEALGIIREKKPEIMISDIQMTEMTGLELIEEARKIVPELRVIVLTGYDNFEYARQSLRLQVQDFFLKPIEEEELARAVSKQVNYLEDLKAEEKNLRLLQRTQGTAEQTELEHYMRNLVHKREDMCGIMDNLREYYHIDTERDLKLMLIVPTLYMNQQPAEENFQAMSVKNICMGMVDAQERGITFSDDDSTIAIAWFEAETGDVVLDAIEELSDILRDEFDVKPKMVVGSAVHGFCNLFISYNDARYLLDNEKEGIRDIVQTFGAQNKADIFRDIYAELKCIMCANVGNTDYVMKAFNTFSKATQSYNLSPAMVRRNCFEIASALYFSYLGDSGEVESGKLDSLSKSLICADREEACEVTRMFISQLLCKEEENVHEIITKAKHYIDEHLTEELSVSNIAASLYITPNYFSRLFKRVTKEGCNEYIVRKRIEKAKSLLETTSMKTGKIAMMVGYRDTNYFSLAFKKHTGKSPTKYREEIQHFV
- a CDS encoding sensor histidine kinase, whose product is MRKWMEKISRWKFDRKMQLLVTVSIIATTLIVLVVSTISSVTSMKQQSIELLQAQNSTTAENFKSSLDNYKTLAIATVMDTSIQQYLKTANFSKETGGLKNNAYNILASISNMHSDMNFIAIVGKSPDDYIYKGQIAISAAQFSQVYTFDSQQCKTVQDTSIKMCFNNAYFNGSKYTLNIYFPIYDTNRVLGELGLLCMNFTDPSLQQILEYDSSKRLESMVVDTDGMMISARDKEKIGTNVDFIPKMKGVSGTFSKDGRLYIYQKVSDWRFYVVSSVPMMELYKSSIRTIFLMAFILLFLLTLSLMVVKRIISKVYRPLDKVVRKMDDVASGSLKTRINVEHMGEDFTKLAVGFNSMMEEILVLMDQVKMEQHQIEQIRFNALQSQIQPHFLYNTLECIHWQAMVDGNEEISTLVKALAKYYRICLSGGHDVIPLKMELEHVRNYLIIQNMRYDDIIGSEFDVEEAASDVMIPKLTLQPLVENSIYHGIKVKEGKTGSLFLKVRKRSSDVLITLADTGTGMSQQQIDEMNQHLSEYDDSFGYGVRNVNKRIELLYGEEFGLYYLRNESGGVTVEIRLPYVTQVEDGIIRGEMIHV